The DNA region GTGCGGACGATCAGGTCGATGCCGTCTCCGTCGTGTGTCGAGGCACCCGTCACGCGCAGTACCTCCACCCCGTCGATGCCGGAAGCAGAGCGCCCGACCTCCGCCGCCGTGCGCGGGCGCTGGCCGTAGAGACGCTCGCCCACCTTCGTGGCCACCTGCCGTGCGGCGTCCGTCGCCTCGTCCTCGGAGGACTGCACCACGCCGCAACCGGCGGTGAGCAGCAACAGCGGGGCGAGCAGCAGAAGTCGGCGCATGTGCTCACCCTCTCTGTGCCGCGGGCGGCAGGTCACCGCTCGCGTACTCAGACCGGCGTAGGTGATCGTACTCAGCCGGTGCGGCGATCAGACGTGGGGCCACCTGTCAGGTTCCAGCGGCGGGCGTTCACCTCGATATCGTTCCTCATCCAGGGTCGGCGAGGCCGCGGACCCTCGTCTTGGCGGCGGGCCGAACGTCCCCCGAAGCGGCCGCAGAGAGCAGGGGCCGGCACCACTCGCCGTCTTCGCGGTCACGCTGCAGAAGTCATCTCACGTCGTCTGGCGCGGTCGGCGTGAATATGGGCGCGGGTGAGTACGAGGGGACCGGTCAGGTGGGAGCGGGACAGAACCAGGCGGCCGTCGATCTGGGCCGTATCGGCGGCGAGACCTGGCAGGGTGAAGCCGGTGACGGTCAGGTCTCGGATCTTGGCGCCCTGGAGCAAAGGCACTTCGTCGAAGCGGCACTCGTCCAGGATGATCGGCACCACGATCTCCGGTACGGGCCAACCCAGGACAAGGCCCGAAATGGAACACGAGAAGCTGTGGCTTCCGCTGGCCTTGAGCCTGATGGCTTGTGCCGACCTCCCTCCGGCTGCTCCAACTCGGCTGCTGCCTCATCTGCTTGAGACGACTCCGGGCCTCACTCTCGAACGATCAGGTATAAGGCAGCACCTCCGTGGAGAGTCCGGTTTCGCGGGACATTCACTCGTTCACGTGAATCAATCGAACAAGTGACCGCGAGGTCCTGGTTGAAAGGTAATGTGCGTGCTCGACCGGGCCCGGCAGGACCGGTTGGGAGCGAGTCAGGGGGAGGGGTTGCGGGGATGACGGACGATCTTGCGAACCAGGGCGGTGGGCTGTCGCGACGCAGGTTGCTCGCGTCGTCGGCCGCCGCGGGTGGCGCAGTCTGGCTGCTGCGCGGACTGGTCCGGCCCGGCAGCGCCTACGCGGCGTCGCCACCGCCGCCGGGCTTCCCCGCCGGACTCGACGTCTACCGGCGCGTCTACGAGAACTGGGCCGGCGAGATCCATACCGACCAGTTGTGGACGTGTGCTCCACGCAGCCCTCAGGAGGTGCTCGACGTCGTCAACTGGGCCTACGGCGCCGGCTGGACGGCGCGTGCGCAGGGGCAACGGCATGGCTGGGCCCCTCTCACGGTGGCCGACGGCACACCCGCCGCGACCCGGGTCATTCTGTTGGACACCACCGCACACCTCACCGCCATGTCGCTGGAGCAGCAGGCCGTCGACGGTTCAGCCGTGGTCCGGGTCCAGGCCGGCGCCTCGCTGGAGACGCTGCTCGCATTCGCCGGCGCCGGCGGATACGGGGTCACCTCCGCGCCGGCACCTGGCGACCTTTCGGTCGGCGGCGCACTTGCCATCGGCGCGCACGGCACGGCCACCCCCGCCGTCGGTGAAAGCCCGTCACCCGGCCACGGCTACGGCTCGCTGAGCAACCTGGTCACCGAGCTGACCGCAGTAGTCTGGGACGACGGCGCCGGCAGCTACGTCCTGCGGACCGTCAGCCGAGCCGAGCCCGACTGCGACGCGCTCCTCACCCACGTCGGCCGCTCGCTCGTCACCGAGGCCGTCCTACGGATGGGCACCGACCACAACCTGCGCTGCCAGTCCTTCCTCGACATCCCAGCCACCGAACTGTTCGCCGCCCCCGGTGCTCCGGCGGGCACGCGGACCCTGGCGCGCTTCGTGGACCGCACCGGTCGGGTGGAGGCGATCTGGTTCGCCTTCACCGACAGCCCCTGGCTCAAGACCTGGAGCGTCACCCCCAACAGGCCACTCGCCGCGCGTGCGGTCGCAGAGCCGTACAACTACCCGTTCTCCGACTCCATCCCCGAGCCGGTGGCCCGGCTGGCCGGGGACCTGGTCTCAGGGGCATGGGCGAGCGCGCCGCTCTTCGGGCAGGTCCAGTACCTGCTGGCCAAGGTCGCGTTGACCGGCGACATCACCGACGTCCTGCTCTCGGGAACCCTCGTGAGGGACGTGCTGACCGGCGATGTCCTCACCCATCTGCTGGCAGGCGGCTTGCGCTCGGACCTGTGGGGCGCCTCCCGCAACCTGCTGGAGTACGTGCGGCCCACCACGCTGCGCGAGACCGCCAACGGCTACGCCGTCCTGACCCGCCGCGCCGATCTGCAATGGGTGGTCAGCCAGTTCGCCGACTTCTACCGCACGCTGCTCGCGCAGTACGCGGCACGCGGTGAGTACCCGGTCAACGGCCAGGTGGAGATCCGGGTGACCGGCCTGGAGGACCCGTCAGTGTGCGGTGTCCCCGGCGCGCGGCCACCGCTGCTGTCCGCCCTGCGGCCACGTCCCGACCAGCCGGACGTCGACACCGCCGTGTGGATCGACGTCCTCTCCCTGCCGACCACACCCGCCCTGCACCGCTTCTATCGCGACATCGAGCAATTCCTCCTGACCCTGGACGGGGACCGGGCGACGGTCCGCGTGGAGTGGTCCAAGGGCTGGGCCTACAGCGACACCGCCGCGTGGTCCGACCCGGACGTCCTCACCCGAGCCATCCCCGCCAGCCAGCGCGCCGGGGGCGGTCCGGGCTGGGACGAGGCGGTCGAGATTCTCGACCGCCTCGACCCCCACCACGTCCTGTCCAGCCCGTTCCTCGACACACTGCTGCGCTGAGCCGAGCAGGCAGACACCCCGGCTCCCGGGGCGAGTCATCGTTTCCCGCATGATGACGGCCGCCGGTGCCAGGCCTTTGCACCAGGCAGCCGTCCGGTTGCGCATCGGACGTCGACAACCGGATGTCCGCCCGCCCCGCCACAGCGGTTGGGCGGGCGGGTCGCGGAACTCGGCAGGAGGGGGGTGGTGTCGCCGCTGAGCGCGACACGTCGCCCCATGCTCTCGGTCATGCTCGTCCGCCACATGCGAGCGCCGCTGCCGTACAGTCGGTCCCCCTCACCTCGGCGGTGATCACCGCAGGCGCACACCGACGAGGGTGGCACCGTGACGACGCCCTTGGCCAGGGCCCGTGAGTCCCGCGCGAACACCGACTGTCCCTGAAACTGCCGAGGACAATCTCACCCAGCGACGGCAAGGTCGGCCCGAAAACAATGGGCCGACTGGACACCGAGGATGTGCCGAGCCTCGACGACCAACAGCCGCACTACTCGGACCGGCGCTCGTTCTGCAACCGCGCGCTGCAAGCGCCCCGGGCGGCCGCCGCACGTCCCGGGTCGGAGTTCAGCGCGGCCAGTAGCCAGTCGTGTGACGTGCCCGGATTCGGCGCGGGCCGGTCGCCGTGCCTGCTGACGAGCTCGGCCGTCAGCTCCCAGTACCGGTCGAGGCGCGGGTCCGCCGCGAGCCGCCGTGCGAGCGCACGGCGGAAGTCGGGGGTGTCGGGGGCGTTGGCGGCACGTGCGTAGGCGTCCACGAACCCGTCCAGCGCCTCCCCCGCGTGCGGCTCTGCGCCTTGGCGCATCTGAGCGGCCGCCAGGTCGTACGCCTCGGCAAGGCCCGCGTACAGCACGGCCGACCCGCGCGCCCCCACCGATCGGTGCGCGTGGGGCTGGGTGGGCGCGTCGCCGTCACAGGGTCCGGTCACCATGGCGTACAGCCGGGCGAATGCGAGCACTTGGGCCGGTTCGGGGCACTGCGGCGGCTGCGGGACAGCGGCCTCGAGGAAGGCGCTGACGGACCGGGGTGGCATCCGCGGTGGCAGCCACGCACGCCAGAACCTCGCCAGAGGGGCGGTGTTCGGGGGCGCGGTCACGGCTCCTATCAGGAGCAGACGGCCGGGGCGATCGGACTTCGGACTCTCCTGTACGGCGCGGAGCGCGGCCTCTCTCCAGCGCAAGGCAGCGAGCTGTGTCCCGAGCTCGGCCAGTTGTCCCGCGACGGCGTCCTCCAGAGCCCCGCCCGTCCGGCCGGCGGCGTTCTCGTCCTCGTCGTCGAGGACGCGGTGCACCGTGGAGACCGGCAGGTCCAGGGTGCGCAGGGCGCGGATCAGCCGCAACCGCTCCAAGGCGTCGGGGCCGTAGCGGCGGTGTCCGCCGGAACTCCGGGACGCTTCGGGCAGCAGGGCGCGGTCGGAGTAGAAGCGGACCGTCTTGACGCTGACCTCCGCTCGCCGGGCGAGTTCGCCGATGCCGCACATGCCGTCCCATGACGAGAACACTTGAACCTCCCTCCGGGGGAGTTTCTACGGTACCGGCGAGGGGTCGGCCGGAGCTCGTGCCGGTCCGCGGACGACGGCGTATCGAGGAGAGACCATGACCGCATTCATCCTGGTGTCCGGCATGTTCACCGGACCGCACGTGTGGCACGACACGGCGGCCCGGCTGACAGCGGCGGGTTCCGACGTCCGTACGGTGCCGCTCGGCGGGCTCGGCGGGGTCCCCGCCGCCCCGGGTGCGGTCATCGACCTCGAGTCGCACATCGCGGATGTCGTCGCGGTGATCGACTCGGTCGCGCGTACGACGCCCGCGGAGATCGTCCTGGTCGGTCATGACTACGGCATCCATCCGGTGCTGGGTGCCGCCGACCGTCGCGCCGAGTCGATCGCCCGGATCGTCTACCTGGACTCGGGACTGCCTCAGGACGGCGTCCCCGCTCTGGCCTCCGTCGCCGACCGGCATTTGCGTGAAGAGGTGATGCGGCGTGCGGCCGAGGACGGGTCCCGGTCGGCCGAGCTGCCGCCTCCGGCGCGTGAGGACTGGCAGCTCTGGGGCAGCGTCGCAGGTGTACCGGACTCGGCGCTGGACCGGCTCACCGAGCTCGCCGAGCCTCAGCCGCTGGGCACGCTGCTCCAGCCGCTGAGCCTGACCGGGGCGGTCTCCTCGGTCCCCTTCGCCGGAGTGCTGTGCACCCACAACGGGGCGGGGATCGCGATGGTCCAGGCCCGGGTGGACCTCGGGGAGCCCTCACTCCAGGCACTGGCCGATCCCCGGGTGACGTTCTTCGAACTGGCCACGGGGCATTGGCCGATGCTGTCCAGCCCGGATGAGCTGGCACAGACCCTGTTGCAGGCCGCAGCCGGCGAAGGGCACCGGCTCGCTCCCGCGAACGCCGCAGAGCCTCCGGCCCATCTGCGCCCGTTCCTGCTGGACCTGCCCGCGGCACCCGTCGAGCGGATCGCACACGTCGATCTTCACCTCCCGTCCGCGCGCGGCCCCCGGCCGGCGGTCCTGATCATGCACGGAGGCCCCGTCCCCGCAGGGGCCCGCCCGACTCCCAGGGAGTGGCCGGGCATGGTGGGGTACGCCCGTTACGCCGCCGCACGGGGGGTGGTGGGCGTGACGGTCGACCACCGCCTGCACGACGTGACGGACTACGAGCGTGCCGCCGACGACGTGGCCGCCGCGGTGGAGCTGGTCCGGTCGGATCCGCGGGTGGACGCGGACCGGATCGCCCTCTGGTTCTTCTCGGGCAGCGGCCTGATCAGTGCCGAGTGGCTGGCGGCGCCTCCGCCGTGGCTGCGCTGCCTGGCGGCGAACTACCCGGTCATGGCGCCGCTGCCGAACTGGGGGCGCGTCGGGAGCCGCTTCAGCCCGGCGGACGCGATCGCCCA from Streptomyces sp. B1I3 includes:
- a CDS encoding MerR family transcriptional regulator; this translates as MFSSWDGMCGIGELARRAEVSVKTVRFYSDRALLPEASRSSGGHRRYGPDALERLRLIRALRTLDLPVSTVHRVLDDEDENAAGRTGGALEDAVAGQLAELGTQLAALRWREAALRAVQESPKSDRPGRLLLIGAVTAPPNTAPLARFWRAWLPPRMPPRSVSAFLEAAVPQPPQCPEPAQVLAFARLYAMVTGPCDGDAPTQPHAHRSVGARGSAVLYAGLAEAYDLAAAQMRQGAEPHAGEALDGFVDAYARAANAPDTPDFRRALARRLAADPRLDRYWELTAELVSRHGDRPAPNPGTSHDWLLAALNSDPGRAAAARGACSARLQNERRSE
- a CDS encoding alpha/beta hydrolase; this encodes MTAFILVSGMFTGPHVWHDTAARLTAAGSDVRTVPLGGLGGVPAAPGAVIDLESHIADVVAVIDSVARTTPAEIVLVGHDYGIHPVLGAADRRAESIARIVYLDSGLPQDGVPALASVADRHLREEVMRRAAEDGSRSAELPPPAREDWQLWGSVAGVPDSALDRLTELAEPQPLGTLLQPLSLTGAVSSVPFAGVLCTHNGAGIAMVQARVDLGEPSLQALADPRVTFFELATGHWPMLSSPDELAQTLLQAAAGEGHRLAPANAAEPPAHLRPFLLDLPAAPVERIAHVDLHLPSARGPRPAVLIMHGGPVPAGARPTPREWPGMVGYARYAAARGVVGVTVDHRLHDVTDYERAADDVAAAVELVRSDPRVDADRIALWFFSGSGLISAEWLAAPPPWLRCLAANYPVMAPLPNWGRVGSRFSPADAIAHAGDLPVVLVRVGLETAEIAVTVEAFLGAAKESGANIEVVDVPDGHHSFEAVDPTDASRAAVHQVMRSVMGHLTA
- a CDS encoding cholesterol oxidase substrate-binding domain-containing protein, coding for MTDDLANQGGGLSRRRLLASSAAAGGAVWLLRGLVRPGSAYAASPPPPGFPAGLDVYRRVYENWAGEIHTDQLWTCAPRSPQEVLDVVNWAYGAGWTARAQGQRHGWAPLTVADGTPAATRVILLDTTAHLTAMSLEQQAVDGSAVVRVQAGASLETLLAFAGAGGYGVTSAPAPGDLSVGGALAIGAHGTATPAVGESPSPGHGYGSLSNLVTELTAVVWDDGAGSYVLRTVSRAEPDCDALLTHVGRSLVTEAVLRMGTDHNLRCQSFLDIPATELFAAPGAPAGTRTLARFVDRTGRVEAIWFAFTDSPWLKTWSVTPNRPLAARAVAEPYNYPFSDSIPEPVARLAGDLVSGAWASAPLFGQVQYLLAKVALTGDITDVLLSGTLVRDVLTGDVLTHLLAGGLRSDLWGASRNLLEYVRPTTLRETANGYAVLTRRADLQWVVSQFADFYRTLLAQYAARGEYPVNGQVEIRVTGLEDPSVCGVPGARPPLLSALRPRPDQPDVDTAVWIDVLSLPTTPALHRFYRDIEQFLLTLDGDRATVRVEWSKGWAYSDTAAWSDPDVLTRAIPASQRAGGGPGWDEAVEILDRLDPHHVLSSPFLDTLLR